One part of the Eulemur rufifrons isolate Redbay chromosome 16, OSU_ERuf_1, whole genome shotgun sequence genome encodes these proteins:
- the MAFF gene encoding transcription factor MafF encodes MSGDPLSGKALKIKRELSENTPHLSDEALMGLSVRELNRHLRGLSAEEVTRLKQRRRTLKNRGYAASCRVKRVCQKEELQKQKSELEREVDKLARENAAMRLELDALRGKCEALQGFARSVAAARGPAALVAPASVITIVKSTPSPGSGPAPGPDPAPGPAACS; translated from the exons ATGTCTGGGGACCCCTTATCCGGCAAAGCCCTGAAG ATCAAGCGCGAGCTTAGCGAGAACACGCCGCACCTGTCGGACGAGGCGCTGATGGGGCTGTCCGTGCGCGAGCTGAACCGACACCTGCGGGGGCTCTCGGCCGAGGAGGTGACGCGGCTCAAGCAGAGACGCCGCACGCTCAAGAACCGCGGCTACGCCGCCAGCTGCCGCGTGAAGCGCGTGTGCCAGAAGGAGGAGCTGCAGAAGCAGAAGTCGGAACTGGAGCGCGAGGTGGACAAGCTGGCGCGTGAGAACGCGGCCATGCGCCTGGAGCTCGACGCGCTGCGCGGCAAGTGCGAGGCGCTGCAGGGCTTCGCGCGCTCAGTGGCCGCGGCCCGCGGGCCAGCCGCGCTCGTGGCGCCCGCCAGCGTCATCACCATCGTCAAGTCCACCCCAAGCCCGGGgtctggccccgcccccggcccagaccccgcccccggcccggccgccTGCTCCTAG